A single window of Leopardus geoffroyi isolate Oge1 chromosome D4, O.geoffroyi_Oge1_pat1.0, whole genome shotgun sequence DNA harbors:
- the STOML2 gene encoding stomatin-like protein 2, mitochondrial has protein sequence MLARAARGTGALLLRGSVQASGRAPRRASSGLPRNTVVLFVPQQEAWVVERMGRFHRILEPGLNILIPVLDRIRYVQSLKEIVINVPEQSAVTLDNVTLQIDGVLYLRIMDPYKASYGVEDPEYAVTQLAQTTMRSELGKLSLDKVFRERESLNASIVDAINQAADCWGIRCLRYEIKDIHVPPRVKESMQMQVEAERRKRATVLESEGTRESAINVAEGKKQAQILASEAEKAEQINQAAGEASAVLAKAKAKAEAIRILAAALTQHNGDAAASLTVAEQYVSAFSKLAKDSNTILLPSNPGDVTSMVAQAMGVYGALTKAPVPGAQDSISSGSSRDLQGTNASLDEEFDRVKLS, from the exons ATGCTGGCGCGCGCTGCGCGGGGCACTGGGGCCCTTTTGCTGAGG GGCTCCGTGCAGGCTTCTGGCCGTGCTCCGCGTCGCGCCTCCTCTGGATTGCCCCGAAACACCGTGGTACTGTTTGTGCCGCAGCAAGAGGCCTGGGTGGTAGAGAGAATGGGCCGATTCCaccggatcctggagcct GGCTTGAACATCCTCATCCCTGTGTTAGACCGGATCCGATACGTGCAGAGTCTCAAGGAAATTGTCATCAACGTGCCTGAGCAGTCGGCTGTGACTCTCG ACAATGTAACTCTGCAAATCGATGGAGTCCTTTATCTACGTATCATGGACCCATACAAG GCAAGCTATGGTGTGGAGGACCCTGAGTATGCTGTCACACAGCTAGCTCagacaaccatgagatcagagCTTGGCAAACTCTCTCTGGACAAAGTCTTCCGG GAGCGGGAGTCCCTGAATGCTAGCATTGTGGATGCCATCAATCAGGCTGCTGATTGCTGGGGCATTCGCTGCCTCCGTTATGAGATCAAGGATATCCACGTGCCACCCCGGGTGAAAGAGTCCATGCAGATGCag gtggaggcagagaggcgGAAACGGGCCACAGTTCTAGAGTCTGAGGGGACCCGAGAGTCAGCCATCAACGTGGCAGAGGGGAAGAAGCAGGCACAGATCCTGGCCTCCGAGGCAGAAAAGGCTGAACAAATAAATCAGGCAGCAG GAGAGGCCAGTGCAGTTCTGGCCAAGGCCAAGGCTAAGGCTGAAGCTATTCGGATCCTGGCTGCGGCTCTGACACAACAT AATGGAGATGCAGCAGCCTCGCTGACTGTGGCTGAGCAGTATGTCAGTGCGTTCTCCAAACTGGCCAAGGACTCCAACACTATCCTGCTGCCGTCCAACCCTGGCGATGTCACCAGTATGGTGGCTCAG GCCATGGGTGTGTATGGGGCCCTCACCAAAGCCCCAGTGCCCGGGGCCCAGGATTCAATCTCCAGTGGGAGCAGCAGAGATCTCCAGGGCACAAATGCAAGTCTTGATGAGGAATTTGATCGAGTCAAGCTGAGTTAA
- the FAM214B gene encoding protein FAM214B isoform X3: protein MRHVQAEPSSSSEPEAGPSQPAVRQGALQGGLLMGYSPAGGATSPGVYQVSIFSPPAGASEPHRALKRPAPPTEVTRELKRGPGLGAREGLPPEEPSTVGLLGPEGLGLGLGLASQHFCHHGLCVVEQGGSSTSPWTSGAQSPPCPPSNASCNSLHTRDWASPDPGAQGSLGESPGPAPLGQLHTFDTDLHSLAQIGGKSPVAGVGNGGSPWPRESPSTANGHSPEHTPPGPGPPGPCPTKRRLLPAGEALDVSSEDEGPAPRRRRGTLGHPPAANSSDAKATPFWSHLLPGPKEPVLDPTDCSPMGRRLKGARRLKLTSLRSLRKGPGLLSPPSASPVPTPAVSRTLLGNFEESLLRGRFAPSGHIEGFTAEIGASGSYCPQHVTLPVTVTFFDVSEQNAPAPFLGVVDLNPLGRKGYSVPKMGTIQVTLFNPNQTVVKMFLVTFDFSDMPAAHMTFLRHRLFLVPVGEEGNASPTCRLLCYLLHLRFRSSRSGRLSLHGDIRLLFSRRSLELDTGLPYELQAVTESPHNPRYSPLP, encoded by the exons ATGCGCCACGTGCAGGCGGAGCCGTCTTCATCCTCAGAACCAGAGGCTGGCCCTTCGCAGCCTGCAGTCAGGCAGGGGGCCCTCCAGGGTGGCCTGCTCATGGGCTACAGCCCAGCAGGGGGGGCAACATCCCCCGGGGTCTACCAGGTATCCATCTTTTCCCCTCCAGctggtgcctctgagcctcaCAGGGCCCTGAAACGGCCGGCCCCACCCACTGAGGTTACCAGGGAGCTGAAGagaggccctgggctgggggccagAGAGGGACTACCCCCTGAAGAACCATCTACTGTGGGGCTACTAGGCCCAGAGGGACTGGGGCTGGGACTGGGTCTGGCCAGCCAGCATTTCTGTCACCATGGCCTCTGTGTTGTGGAACAGGGAGGTAGCTCCACCTCACCTTGGACTTCAGGGGCCCAGAGTCCCCCTTGTCCCCCATCAAATGCTTCCTGCAATAGTTTGCACACCAGAGACTGGGCTTCCCCAGATCCAGGGGCACAGGGGTCCCTGGGGGAGTCCCCAGGGCCAGCCCCTCTGGGCCAGCTGCACACATTTGACACTGATTTGCACAGTCTTGCACAAATAGGGGGTAAGAGCCCAGTGGCTGGGGTGGGCAACGGGGGTAGCCCTTGGCCTAGGGAGTCCCCTAGCACTGCCAATGGGCACAGTCCCGAGCACACACCCCCTGGCCCTGGACCTCCAGGCCCCTGCCCCACCAAGCGAAGGTTGCTTCCTGCTGGAGAAGCCCTGGATGTCAGCTCTGAGGATGAGGGGCCAGCCCCTCGGAGGCGCCGGGGAACCCTGGGCCACCCTCCTGCTGCCAACAGTTCTGATGCCAAAGCCACACCCTTCTGGAGCCATCTGCTGCCTGGGCCCAAGGAGCCTGTGCTG GACCCAACAGACTGCAGTCCCATGGGGCGGAGGCTGAAAGGTGCCCGTCGCCTGAAGCT GACCTCCCTTCGAAGCCTCCGGAAGGGGCCAGGCCTGCTGAGCCCCCCCAGTGCCTCCCCTGTTCCTACCCCTGCTGTCAGCCGTACCCTGCTTGGCAACTTTGAG GAATCATTGCTGCGAGGACGCTTTGCACCATCTGGCCACATTGAGGGCTTCACGGCAGAGATTGGAGCTAGTGGATCCTACTGCCCCCAGCATGTCACCCTGCCTGTCACTGTCACCTTCTTTGATGTTTCTGAGCAAAATGCCCCGGCTCCCTTCCTG GGTGTCGTGGACCTGAATCCCCTGGGGAGGAAGGGTTACAGCGTGCCCAAGATGGGCACCATCCAAGTG ACCTTATTTAACCCCAACCAGACTGTGGTGAAGATGTTCCTTGTGACCTTTGACTTCTCGGACATGCCTGCTGCCCACATGACCTTCCTGCGCCATCGCCTCTTTTTGGTGCCTGTGGGTGAGGAGGGAAATGCTAGCCCCACCTGCCGCCTCCTCTGCTACTTGCTGCACCTCAG GTTCCGGAGCTCCCGCTCAGGCCGCTTAAGCCTGCATGGAGACATCCGCCTGCTTTTTTCCCGCCGGAGCCTGGAACTGGACACAGGGCTCCCCTACGAACTGCAGGCAGTGACTGAGTCCCCTCACAATCCACGTTATTCACCTTTGCCCTGA
- the FAM214B gene encoding protein FAM214B isoform X1 produces MILLITFSSLLLYRCPQAPQPRPSIKAVWGGPPDPRGGFMRHVQAEPSSSSEPEAGPSQPAVRQGALQGGLLMGYSPAGGATSPGVYQVSIFSPPAGASEPHRALKRPAPPTEVTRELKRGPGLGAREGLPPEEPSTVGLLGPEGLGLGLGLASQHFCHHGLCVVEQGGSSTSPWTSGAQSPPCPPSNASCNSLHTRDWASPDPGAQGSLGESPGPAPLGQLHTFDTDLHSLAQIGGKSPVAGVGNGGSPWPRESPSTANGHSPEHTPPGPGPPGPCPTKRRLLPAGEALDVSSEDEGPAPRRRRGTLGHPPAANSSDAKATPFWSHLLPGPKEPVLDPTDCSPMGRRLKGARRLKLTSLRSLRKGPGLLSPPSASPVPTPAVSRTLLGNFEESLLRGRFAPSGHIEGFTAEIGASGSYCPQHVTLPVTVTFFDVSEQNAPAPFLGVVDLNPLGRKGYSVPKMGTIQVTLFNPNQTVVKMFLVTFDFSDMPAAHMTFLRHRLFLVPVGEEGNASPTCRLLCYLLHLRFRSSRSGRLSLHGDIRLLFSRRSLELDTGLPYELQAVTESPHNPRYSPLP; encoded by the exons ATGATTCTTCTGAtcaccttttcttctcttctcttgtacAGATgtccccaggccccccagcccaggcccagcaTAAAGGCTGTGTGGGGGGGCCCCCCTGACCCAAGGGGGGGCTTCATGCGCCACGTGCAGGCGGAGCCGTCTTCATCCTCAGAACCAGAGGCTGGCCCTTCGCAGCCTGCAGTCAGGCAGGGGGCCCTCCAGGGTGGCCTGCTCATGGGCTACAGCCCAGCAGGGGGGGCAACATCCCCCGGGGTCTACCAGGTATCCATCTTTTCCCCTCCAGctggtgcctctgagcctcaCAGGGCCCTGAAACGGCCGGCCCCACCCACTGAGGTTACCAGGGAGCTGAAGagaggccctgggctgggggccagAGAGGGACTACCCCCTGAAGAACCATCTACTGTGGGGCTACTAGGCCCAGAGGGACTGGGGCTGGGACTGGGTCTGGCCAGCCAGCATTTCTGTCACCATGGCCTCTGTGTTGTGGAACAGGGAGGTAGCTCCACCTCACCTTGGACTTCAGGGGCCCAGAGTCCCCCTTGTCCCCCATCAAATGCTTCCTGCAATAGTTTGCACACCAGAGACTGGGCTTCCCCAGATCCAGGGGCACAGGGGTCCCTGGGGGAGTCCCCAGGGCCAGCCCCTCTGGGCCAGCTGCACACATTTGACACTGATTTGCACAGTCTTGCACAAATAGGGGGTAAGAGCCCAGTGGCTGGGGTGGGCAACGGGGGTAGCCCTTGGCCTAGGGAGTCCCCTAGCACTGCCAATGGGCACAGTCCCGAGCACACACCCCCTGGCCCTGGACCTCCAGGCCCCTGCCCCACCAAGCGAAGGTTGCTTCCTGCTGGAGAAGCCCTGGATGTCAGCTCTGAGGATGAGGGGCCAGCCCCTCGGAGGCGCCGGGGAACCCTGGGCCACCCTCCTGCTGCCAACAGTTCTGATGCCAAAGCCACACCCTTCTGGAGCCATCTGCTGCCTGGGCCCAAGGAGCCTGTGCTG GACCCAACAGACTGCAGTCCCATGGGGCGGAGGCTGAAAGGTGCCCGTCGCCTGAAGCT GACCTCCCTTCGAAGCCTCCGGAAGGGGCCAGGCCTGCTGAGCCCCCCCAGTGCCTCCCCTGTTCCTACCCCTGCTGTCAGCCGTACCCTGCTTGGCAACTTTGAG GAATCATTGCTGCGAGGACGCTTTGCACCATCTGGCCACATTGAGGGCTTCACGGCAGAGATTGGAGCTAGTGGATCCTACTGCCCCCAGCATGTCACCCTGCCTGTCACTGTCACCTTCTTTGATGTTTCTGAGCAAAATGCCCCGGCTCCCTTCCTG GGTGTCGTGGACCTGAATCCCCTGGGGAGGAAGGGTTACAGCGTGCCCAAGATGGGCACCATCCAAGTG ACCTTATTTAACCCCAACCAGACTGTGGTGAAGATGTTCCTTGTGACCTTTGACTTCTCGGACATGCCTGCTGCCCACATGACCTTCCTGCGCCATCGCCTCTTTTTGGTGCCTGTGGGTGAGGAGGGAAATGCTAGCCCCACCTGCCGCCTCCTCTGCTACTTGCTGCACCTCAG GTTCCGGAGCTCCCGCTCAGGCCGCTTAAGCCTGCATGGAGACATCCGCCTGCTTTTTTCCCGCCGGAGCCTGGAACTGGACACAGGGCTCCCCTACGAACTGCAGGCAGTGACTGAGTCCCCTCACAATCCACGTTATTCACCTTTGCCCTGA
- the FAM214B gene encoding protein FAM214B isoform X4, with the protein MRHVQAEPSSSSEPEAGPSQPAVRQGALQGGLLMGYSPAGGATSPGVYQVSIFSPPAGASEPHRALKRPAPPTEVTRELKRGPGLGAREGLPPEEPSTVGLLGPEGLGLGLGLASQHFCHHGLCVVEQGGSSTSPWTSGAQSPPCPPSNASCNSLHTRDWASPDPGAQGSLGESPGPAPLGQLHTFDTDLHSLAQIGGKSPVAGVGNGGSPWPRESPSTANGHSPEHTPPGPGPPGPCPTKRRLLPAGEALDVSSEDEGPAPRRRRGTLGHPPAANSSDAKATPFWSHLLPGPKEPVLDPTDCSPMGRRLKGARRLKLTSLRSLRKGPGLLSPPSASPVPTPAVSRTLLGNFEESLLRGRFAPSGHIEGFTAEIGASGSYCPQHVTLPVTVTFFDVSEQNAPAPFLGVVDLNPLGRKGYSVPKMGTIQVTVVKMFLVTFDFSDMPAAHMTFLRHRLFLVPVGEEGNASPTCRLLCYLLHLRFRSSRSGRLSLHGDIRLLFSRRSLELDTGLPYELQAVTESPHNPRYSPLP; encoded by the exons ATGCGCCACGTGCAGGCGGAGCCGTCTTCATCCTCAGAACCAGAGGCTGGCCCTTCGCAGCCTGCAGTCAGGCAGGGGGCCCTCCAGGGTGGCCTGCTCATGGGCTACAGCCCAGCAGGGGGGGCAACATCCCCCGGGGTCTACCAGGTATCCATCTTTTCCCCTCCAGctggtgcctctgagcctcaCAGGGCCCTGAAACGGCCGGCCCCACCCACTGAGGTTACCAGGGAGCTGAAGagaggccctgggctgggggccagAGAGGGACTACCCCCTGAAGAACCATCTACTGTGGGGCTACTAGGCCCAGAGGGACTGGGGCTGGGACTGGGTCTGGCCAGCCAGCATTTCTGTCACCATGGCCTCTGTGTTGTGGAACAGGGAGGTAGCTCCACCTCACCTTGGACTTCAGGGGCCCAGAGTCCCCCTTGTCCCCCATCAAATGCTTCCTGCAATAGTTTGCACACCAGAGACTGGGCTTCCCCAGATCCAGGGGCACAGGGGTCCCTGGGGGAGTCCCCAGGGCCAGCCCCTCTGGGCCAGCTGCACACATTTGACACTGATTTGCACAGTCTTGCACAAATAGGGGGTAAGAGCCCAGTGGCTGGGGTGGGCAACGGGGGTAGCCCTTGGCCTAGGGAGTCCCCTAGCACTGCCAATGGGCACAGTCCCGAGCACACACCCCCTGGCCCTGGACCTCCAGGCCCCTGCCCCACCAAGCGAAGGTTGCTTCCTGCTGGAGAAGCCCTGGATGTCAGCTCTGAGGATGAGGGGCCAGCCCCTCGGAGGCGCCGGGGAACCCTGGGCCACCCTCCTGCTGCCAACAGTTCTGATGCCAAAGCCACACCCTTCTGGAGCCATCTGCTGCCTGGGCCCAAGGAGCCTGTGCTG GACCCAACAGACTGCAGTCCCATGGGGCGGAGGCTGAAAGGTGCCCGTCGCCTGAAGCT GACCTCCCTTCGAAGCCTCCGGAAGGGGCCAGGCCTGCTGAGCCCCCCCAGTGCCTCCCCTGTTCCTACCCCTGCTGTCAGCCGTACCCTGCTTGGCAACTTTGAG GAATCATTGCTGCGAGGACGCTTTGCACCATCTGGCCACATTGAGGGCTTCACGGCAGAGATTGGAGCTAGTGGATCCTACTGCCCCCAGCATGTCACCCTGCCTGTCACTGTCACCTTCTTTGATGTTTCTGAGCAAAATGCCCCGGCTCCCTTCCTG GGTGTCGTGGACCTGAATCCCCTGGGGAGGAAGGGTTACAGCGTGCCCAAGATGGGCACCATCCAAGTG ACTGTGGTGAAGATGTTCCTTGTGACCTTTGACTTCTCGGACATGCCTGCTGCCCACATGACCTTCCTGCGCCATCGCCTCTTTTTGGTGCCTGTGGGTGAGGAGGGAAATGCTAGCCCCACCTGCCGCCTCCTCTGCTACTTGCTGCACCTCAG GTTCCGGAGCTCCCGCTCAGGCCGCTTAAGCCTGCATGGAGACATCCGCCTGCTTTTTTCCCGCCGGAGCCTGGAACTGGACACAGGGCTCCCCTACGAACTGCAGGCAGTGACTGAGTCCCCTCACAATCCACGTTATTCACCTTTGCCCTGA
- the FAM214B gene encoding protein FAM214B isoform X2, producing MILLITFSSLLLYRCPQAPQPRPSIKAVWGGPPDPRGGFMRHVQAEPSSSSEPEAGPSQPAVRQGALQGGLLMGYSPAGGATSPGVYQVSIFSPPAGASEPHRALKRPAPPTEVTRELKRGPGLGAREGLPPEEPSTVGLLGPEGLGLGLGLASQHFCHHGLCVVEQGGSSTSPWTSGAQSPPCPPSNASCNSLHTRDWASPDPGAQGSLGESPGPAPLGQLHTFDTDLHSLAQIGGKSPVAGVGNGGSPWPRESPSTANGHSPEHTPPGPGPPGPCPTKRRLLPAGEALDVSSEDEGPAPRRRRGTLGHPPAANSSDAKATPFWSHLLPGPKEPVLDPTDCSPMGRRLKGARRLKLTSLRSLRKGPGLLSPPSASPVPTPAVSRTLLGNFEESLLRGRFAPSGHIEGFTAEIGASGSYCPQHVTLPVTVTFFDVSEQNAPAPFLGVVDLNPLGRKGYSVPKMGTIQVTVVKMFLVTFDFSDMPAAHMTFLRHRLFLVPVGEEGNASPTCRLLCYLLHLRFRSSRSGRLSLHGDIRLLFSRRSLELDTGLPYELQAVTESPHNPRYSPLP from the exons ATGATTCTTCTGAtcaccttttcttctcttctcttgtacAGATgtccccaggccccccagcccaggcccagcaTAAAGGCTGTGTGGGGGGGCCCCCCTGACCCAAGGGGGGGCTTCATGCGCCACGTGCAGGCGGAGCCGTCTTCATCCTCAGAACCAGAGGCTGGCCCTTCGCAGCCTGCAGTCAGGCAGGGGGCCCTCCAGGGTGGCCTGCTCATGGGCTACAGCCCAGCAGGGGGGGCAACATCCCCCGGGGTCTACCAGGTATCCATCTTTTCCCCTCCAGctggtgcctctgagcctcaCAGGGCCCTGAAACGGCCGGCCCCACCCACTGAGGTTACCAGGGAGCTGAAGagaggccctgggctgggggccagAGAGGGACTACCCCCTGAAGAACCATCTACTGTGGGGCTACTAGGCCCAGAGGGACTGGGGCTGGGACTGGGTCTGGCCAGCCAGCATTTCTGTCACCATGGCCTCTGTGTTGTGGAACAGGGAGGTAGCTCCACCTCACCTTGGACTTCAGGGGCCCAGAGTCCCCCTTGTCCCCCATCAAATGCTTCCTGCAATAGTTTGCACACCAGAGACTGGGCTTCCCCAGATCCAGGGGCACAGGGGTCCCTGGGGGAGTCCCCAGGGCCAGCCCCTCTGGGCCAGCTGCACACATTTGACACTGATTTGCACAGTCTTGCACAAATAGGGGGTAAGAGCCCAGTGGCTGGGGTGGGCAACGGGGGTAGCCCTTGGCCTAGGGAGTCCCCTAGCACTGCCAATGGGCACAGTCCCGAGCACACACCCCCTGGCCCTGGACCTCCAGGCCCCTGCCCCACCAAGCGAAGGTTGCTTCCTGCTGGAGAAGCCCTGGATGTCAGCTCTGAGGATGAGGGGCCAGCCCCTCGGAGGCGCCGGGGAACCCTGGGCCACCCTCCTGCTGCCAACAGTTCTGATGCCAAAGCCACACCCTTCTGGAGCCATCTGCTGCCTGGGCCCAAGGAGCCTGTGCTG GACCCAACAGACTGCAGTCCCATGGGGCGGAGGCTGAAAGGTGCCCGTCGCCTGAAGCT GACCTCCCTTCGAAGCCTCCGGAAGGGGCCAGGCCTGCTGAGCCCCCCCAGTGCCTCCCCTGTTCCTACCCCTGCTGTCAGCCGTACCCTGCTTGGCAACTTTGAG GAATCATTGCTGCGAGGACGCTTTGCACCATCTGGCCACATTGAGGGCTTCACGGCAGAGATTGGAGCTAGTGGATCCTACTGCCCCCAGCATGTCACCCTGCCTGTCACTGTCACCTTCTTTGATGTTTCTGAGCAAAATGCCCCGGCTCCCTTCCTG GGTGTCGTGGACCTGAATCCCCTGGGGAGGAAGGGTTACAGCGTGCCCAAGATGGGCACCATCCAAGTG ACTGTGGTGAAGATGTTCCTTGTGACCTTTGACTTCTCGGACATGCCTGCTGCCCACATGACCTTCCTGCGCCATCGCCTCTTTTTGGTGCCTGTGGGTGAGGAGGGAAATGCTAGCCCCACCTGCCGCCTCCTCTGCTACTTGCTGCACCTCAG GTTCCGGAGCTCCCGCTCAGGCCGCTTAAGCCTGCATGGAGACATCCGCCTGCTTTTTTCCCGCCGGAGCCTGGAACTGGACACAGGGCTCCCCTACGAACTGCAGGCAGTGACTGAGTCCCCTCACAATCCACGTTATTCACCTTTGCCCTGA